In the Synergistaceae bacterium genome, one interval contains:
- a CDS encoding chromate transporter, which translates to MTLFELFFFFFKISAVTFGGGIVILGMVQLEEEKRMDIDAEEFADMISLAASMPGPLAVSISWIMGRHYRGFPGSVAAVSGAIFPPFIIVLFLSPLILKYSDVPGVQGFFRGVLAGTSAIITTVVFDNVKNTLSAGWWNAVPFAAVIAMIGIFHIHPFLAMSAAIAIQLLRERAVFKK; encoded by the coding sequence ATGACGTTGTTTGAGCTGTTTTTCTTCTTTTTCAAAATAAGCGCTGTCACCTTTGGAGGGGGAATTGTTATCCTTGGGATGGTCCAGCTTGAAGAGGAAAAGCGCATGGATATTGATGCTGAAGAATTTGCTGATATGATCAGCCTTGCCGCGTCGATGCCCGGACCTCTCGCCGTTTCAATATCATGGATAATGGGCCGTCATTACAGAGGGTTTCCAGGCAGTGTCGCCGCTGTATCAGGTGCTATTTTCCCCCCCTTTATTATTGTACTTTTTCTTTCCCCGTTAATATTGAAATATTCAGATGTACCAGGGGTCCAGGGGTTCTTTCGGGGCGTTCTCGCAGGCACCAGCGCTATCATCACGACCGTGGTCTTCGACAATGTCAAGAACACACTGTCTGCCGGATGGTGGAATGCTGTGCCTTTTGCTGCAGTAATCGCAATGATAGGAATATTTCATATCCATCCTTTTCTTGCAATGTCTGCGGCGATAGCTATCCAGCTGTTGAGAGAAAGGGCAGTCTTTAAAAAATGA
- the dctP gene encoding TRAP transporter substrate-binding protein DctP has product MKKFAVLLAVVFLFAAIVTPATAAPIVFRFAGQSPPDHMATKTMNAMAKEIAQKTNGRVEIKVYPANQLGNYSLVMEEMIRGTIDMSLMSIASEFDPRLELVYINGYVSGYDEAKKVFVPGAWLPNKLNELSSALGVRLIGSYIEGMIGIGSTKPLKEPLNPKVDKGVLTRVPNMDVYTLGAKAMGFRPITIPYSDVYQSMQTGVCDAVDGYPVAAAYTILGDVLKYWYHTNYSMEYLAMMVSEKSWKKLTPADQKVFQEVAKKYTLRSIDNAKSEDNKYMDLMEKKGIKVFRYTEAELKPIKEACITTWPELGKRGMTKELMEEFEKHLGKSVK; this is encoded by the coding sequence TTGAAGAAATTTGCAGTATTGCTAGCAGTGGTATTCCTCTTTGCAGCGATAGTCACACCGGCAACGGCAGCTCCGATTGTTTTCCGCTTCGCAGGACAGTCTCCCCCAGACCACATGGCAACCAAAACCATGAATGCAATGGCAAAAGAAATCGCACAGAAGACCAACGGCCGCGTAGAGATAAAGGTCTATCCGGCAAACCAGCTCGGCAATTACTCGCTCGTTATGGAAGAAATGATCCGCGGCACGATCGACATGTCCCTTATGTCAATAGCCAGTGAATTTGATCCGCGACTTGAGCTCGTCTACATCAACGGTTATGTGAGCGGCTACGACGAGGCGAAGAAAGTTTTCGTCCCCGGCGCATGGCTCCCCAACAAACTTAACGAACTTTCAAGCGCACTCGGCGTAAGACTGATCGGGTCTTATATTGAGGGTATGATCGGTATCGGCTCAACGAAACCTCTCAAAGAACCCCTTAACCCGAAGGTCGACAAGGGTGTTCTCACACGTGTACCTAATATGGATGTCTATACCCTCGGCGCAAAGGCAATGGGTTTCCGTCCGATCACCATCCCCTACTCGGATGTTTATCAGTCAATGCAGACCGGAGTCTGCGATGCAGTTGACGGCTATCCTGTGGCAGCTGCGTACACGATACTCGGCGACGTGCTGAAATACTGGTATCATACAAACTATTCAATGGAATACCTCGCAATGATGGTAAGCGAAAAATCCTGGAAGAAGCTTACACCGGCAGACCAGAAAGTTTTCCAGGAAGTAGCAAAGAAATATACACTTCGCTCCATCGACAATGCAAAATCAGAAGATAACAAGTACATGGACCTTATGGAGAAGAAGGGCATCAAAGTATTCAGATATACCGAAGCAGAGCTTAAGCCCATCAAAGAAGCCTGCATCACAACGTGGCCGGAGCTTGGTAAGCGCGGGATGACAAAAGAGCTTATGGAGGAATTTGAGAAGCACCTAGGCAAATCTGTTAAATAA
- a CDS encoding TRAP transporter large permease, whose product MIYIALVILMACLVIGVPVPVSFMASCAWLIFFGGVDQAGYQATQLLPYGFTQMNSVSLIAIAMFIISGGIMERGRIAEKLIDMVDVFVGHIKGGLGVVGIISCAVFGSICGAACATLSCIGAIMFPRFKAGGYPMGHACALMANASLLGLLIPPNATLIIFAWISGISVLACFLSTIGPGIVTIVLLSVINLWMLRNNKDILVSQKRSPKERVDMFMKRGYLAIPALVMPVMVLGGIYGGVMTTTEASALAVLYCIPIGLYVYKGLNYKTLYSIVIEGSITTGVIMVMLYSVSMLSRLYILEDLPGKVLYLFYSISKNPLIIMFMINVFLVLMGMLMDDISVVVLTTPILLPIIAKLGVDPVHYAAIVGVNTALGCITPPCAPVLYLSGRVGGASINEIMKPALTLMALCWIPVLIVTTYIPRVSLFLPHIILGLPW is encoded by the coding sequence ATGATTTATATAGCACTTGTAATTCTAATGGCGTGTCTTGTCATTGGTGTGCCGGTTCCGGTCAGTTTCATGGCGTCCTGTGCCTGGCTTATCTTCTTTGGCGGAGTGGACCAGGCCGGCTATCAGGCGACCCAGCTTCTCCCCTACGGCTTTACTCAGATGAATTCCGTCTCCCTGATCGCCATTGCCATGTTCATCATTTCAGGCGGTATTATGGAGAGAGGGCGCATCGCTGAAAAGCTCATAGATATGGTCGATGTCTTTGTGGGCCACATAAAAGGCGGACTCGGAGTAGTCGGGATAATCTCATGTGCGGTATTCGGTTCAATCTGCGGAGCGGCATGCGCCACTCTCTCATGCATCGGCGCTATAATGTTCCCGCGTTTTAAGGCGGGAGGCTATCCCATGGGGCATGCATGCGCGCTCATGGCCAACGCTTCTTTGCTTGGGCTGCTGATCCCGCCCAACGCGACCCTTATCATCTTCGCGTGGATAAGCGGGATATCAGTTCTCGCCTGTTTCCTTTCCACTATCGGACCTGGAATTGTAACGATAGTTCTGCTAAGTGTTATCAATCTATGGATGCTCCGCAACAATAAAGATATACTTGTCAGCCAGAAGCGTTCCCCTAAGGAGCGCGTGGATATGTTCATGAAGCGCGGATATCTTGCAATTCCGGCGCTGGTAATGCCGGTTATGGTCCTCGGCGGGATATACGGAGGAGTAATGACGACTACGGAAGCTTCGGCACTGGCCGTCCTCTACTGTATCCCGATCGGACTTTACGTCTACAAGGGGCTCAATTACAAGACTCTTTATTCCATAGTGATCGAAGGCTCTATCACGACCGGCGTCATTATGGTCATGCTCTACTCTGTCTCGATGCTATCAAGGCTCTATATCCTTGAAGACCTGCCGGGAAAGGTGCTCTACCTCTTCTATTCCATCTCAAAGAATCCGTTGATTATAATGTTCATGATAAACGTCTTCCTTGTTCTGATGGGGATGCTCATGGACGACATCAGCGTTGTTGTACTTACAACGCCGATCCTGCTGCCAATAATTGCCAAACTTGGCGTTGACCCAGTCCATTACGCTGCGATTGTCGGAGTCAACACAGCTCTTGGCTGTATAACACCGCCCTGTGCGCCGGTTCTCTATCTGAGCGGGCGAGTCGGAGGGGCGTCTATAAACGAGATAATGAAACCGGCCCTGACCTTAATGGCTCTCTGCTGGATACCGGTTCTTATCGTGACGACATATATCCCAAGAGTATCACTCTTTCTGCCGCATATCATACTTGGCCTTCCTTGGTAA
- a CDS encoding TRAP transporter small permease: MSEAETQQKYSEYVYEVPVSTLRKPTNFFDKCTVSIYSVICFTMAMLLVVIISAATVMRYILEMDLYGYEEWIKIFAFWLYFMGAGYGAFAGSHVSADLVVSYVKEGTVKRLLIFVKTVITLGVTLLFTWWGYDFFMFGFLGPLGTGVAIPKSVAWRIPMWTGYLPIFMGLVSMSYYFGWEAYRATKALFAGGKTV, encoded by the coding sequence ATGTCTGAAGCAGAAACACAGCAGAAGTACAGCGAATACGTATACGAAGTGCCGGTTTCAACTTTAAGAAAACCAACGAATTTCTTTGACAAATGTACTGTCAGCATCTATTCTGTCATATGTTTTACGATGGCGATGCTGCTGGTTGTTATCATAAGCGCAGCAACAGTTATGCGTTATATACTCGAAATGGACCTCTATGGCTATGAGGAATGGATCAAGATATTCGCCTTCTGGCTATATTTTATGGGTGCAGGATACGGAGCATTTGCCGGGTCGCATGTATCAGCGGATCTCGTTGTGTCCTACGTTAAAGAAGGGACCGTAAAGAGGCTGCTGATTTTTGTAAAGACCGTCATTACCCTTGGGGTCACATTGCTTTTCACTTGGTGGGGATACGATTTCTTCATGTTCGGTTTCCTGGGGCCTCTGGGGACAGGGGTTGCCATTCCTAAGTCCGTCGCATGGAGAATCCCAATGTGGACGGGCTACCTTCCGATATTCATGGGGCTTGTTTCAATGTCATATTACTTTGGCTGGGAAGCCTACAGAGCGACAAAAGCCCTTTTTGCCGGAGGTAAAACAGTATGA
- the dnaA gene encoding chromosomal replication initiator protein DnaA — MLKELDVIWNEFKMHCVGMLSAADNAAKTYLDTCLPVSLDDGVLVLDVPTPFAKEQIKSRFLTQMKTILAETGFGTDIEIKVSQETKDDVGAEDRAIAAAAPIRFGTSRNGLNPNYVFSTFVVGKSNRLPHAACLAVAESPGIAYNPLFIWGKVGLGKTHLMHAIGHHIENTQSNTKVLYVSSEKFTNDFITAIRNNTNDQFRARYRELDVLMIDDIQFIGDKEGTQEEFFHTFNSLHNSKKQVIISSDRPPKDIQGVEDRLVSRFEWGLVTDIQPPDLETRVAILQKKAEIKNYTIPADIILFIAQNVPSNIRELEGTLNRVVACSEFNEEPINMENVTVWLKDMIRENNSGPVSIGLIQQMVSETFGFSIDDLLSQNRTADLALARQIAMYLARNKTGESLQQISYSFNKKDHTTVIHACKKVEKLIKTDLRVRSFVDNIASKL; from the coding sequence ATGCTGAAGGAACTGGATGTTATCTGGAACGAGTTTAAGATGCACTGTGTGGGGATGCTTTCCGCTGCGGATAATGCGGCAAAGACATATTTGGATACATGCCTTCCCGTATCTCTTGATGACGGGGTGCTTGTTCTTGACGTACCCACACCATTTGCCAAGGAACAGATAAAATCCAGATTTCTCACGCAAATGAAGACAATTCTCGCAGAGACTGGTTTTGGAACTGATATTGAGATAAAGGTAAGCCAGGAGACAAAAGATGATGTGGGTGCGGAGGATCGCGCAATTGCAGCAGCGGCTCCTATAAGGTTTGGGACCAGCCGTAACGGGCTTAATCCCAATTATGTCTTCTCTACCTTTGTGGTTGGAAAATCAAACAGGCTTCCCCATGCGGCGTGCCTTGCAGTTGCAGAATCACCCGGTATAGCCTACAACCCTTTATTCATCTGGGGAAAGGTCGGCCTTGGGAAGACGCACTTGATGCATGCGATCGGACATCACATAGAAAATACTCAGTCTAATACCAAGGTTCTTTATGTCAGCTCCGAAAAATTCACAAATGATTTTATAACGGCAATACGAAACAACACCAACGATCAGTTCCGCGCCCGTTACAGGGAATTGGATGTCCTGATGATAGACGATATCCAGTTTATTGGTGACAAAGAGGGAACGCAGGAAGAATTTTTTCATACTTTCAACTCTCTTCACAACTCAAAAAAACAGGTAATAATAAGCTCTGACAGGCCGCCGAAAGATATACAGGGAGTAGAGGACAGGCTTGTATCAAGATTCGAATGGGGCCTTGTAACCGATATACAGCCGCCTGATCTTGAAACACGTGTGGCCATTCTGCAGAAAAAGGCAGAAATTAAAAATTATACTATTCCTGCTGATATAATTTTATTTATCGCCCAAAACGTACCAAGCAATATCAGGGAGCTTGAGGGCACCTTAAATCGAGTTGTAGCATGTTCCGAGTTCAACGAAGAGCCGATAAACATGGAAAATGTAACTGTTTGGCTCAAGGATATGATCCGCGAAAATAATTCCGGTCCTGTCAGCATAGGTCTTATTCAGCAGATGGTTTCGGAGACCTTTGGTTTCTCTATTGATGATCTTTTATCTCAGAACAGAACAGCCGATCTGGCGCTTGCAAGACAGATCGCCATGTATCTTGCAAGGAATAAGACCGGTGAAAGCCTTCAGCAGATAAGCTATTCGTTTAATAAAAAAGATCACACCACAGTCATTCATGCCTGTAAAAAGGTGGAAAAACTCATAAAGACTGATTTACGCGTACGCTCTTTTGTGGATAATATTGCTAGTAAACTATAA
- a CDS encoding chromate transporter gives MNMLAGLAAAFAQVGICAFGGGLSTLPLIEYQLVTSTGWLTREQFNQVLAMSQVTPGPIAINAATFVGFQQAGFWGSFVATLSLVAAPIALLSIVIQLLKFASDENSKRIKAFLRPVVAGLLFLSLLSPLKATIGNGSVALALFVFGLLLLKFCRIFRENPPILLLLYGAIGAVLLSGTLFPI, from the coding sequence ATGAACATGCTGGCCGGACTTGCCGCTGCATTTGCTCAGGTGGGTATATGCGCATTCGGAGGGGGACTCTCCACGCTTCCGCTGATCGAATATCAGCTGGTTACCAGCACCGGCTGGCTGACAAGAGAACAGTTCAACCAGGTACTTGCGATGTCTCAGGTTACACCGGGACCGATAGCGATAAACGCCGCGACATTCGTAGGGTTCCAGCAGGCGGGTTTTTGGGGCTCATTTGTCGCGACCCTTTCGCTTGTTGCGGCACCTATTGCCCTGCTGAGCATTGTTATACAGTTGCTCAAATTTGCTTCCGATGAAAACAGCAAGAGAATTAAAGCCTTTCTGCGCCCTGTTGTCGCAGGGCTTCTTTTCCTATCTCTTTTGTCGCCTTTGAAAGCAACGATAGGTAATGGGTCGGTCGCCTTGGCTCTTTTTGTCTTTGGTCTGCTGCTTTTAAAATTCTGCCGCATTTTCAGGGAAAATCCCCCTATTCTGCTTCTCCTATACGGTGCAATAGGCGCCGTTCTCCTTTCAGGAACGTTATTTCCCATCTGA